CAAGAAGACGGAGAGATTGGGTCAAGCCCGTGGAATACGTGGACATCTGACTACCCGTCACACACGCCTGTCCATGAAGGCTGCGGGTCCCCTTAGGCGTGACGTCAATAGTGTGGAGGGGGACGGCTGCGAGGTACCGGTGGGCTTGGTAGCCGCACCGCACGCCTGCTTCCTGGTGCTGGAGATGTTCCTGCGGGGGCGGGGCCCGGCACCGTGGGCGGCCCGGGCGACGGCTCCGCTCGCCGCCACCCCGGGGTCTGGCCGGTTACGCCCGTTACGGATCGATCCGAGCCCGGGGGCCGCTATGGGTTTCGTCAACCCGTGGGGGGCGGTTTGGGGGTCGTAGAAGGGGCCGTCGCGGAGCGCTGCTTTGACCCGCATCCACCCGACGGACCGGCGCACCGCCCCGCATGTGAGACCGAGCCACGCACCAGCCCCGGGCCCATCAGCCCTGGACGCCGGCGATGCGGCCGGCGCCTTCGCCCAGCTGCGCCTCGTCGAACTCGCCGCGCCCGCCGAGGCCCGCCGCCCCTCGGTGCGCGCCCTCACCGCCCGGATCGCCGAGCACCGGCCGGGCCTTGCCGCCTACACCCACCGCGCCGGGGCGAAAACACCGCACCAGCAGGAGAGTTGAGCAACCCCGCGGGACCGGGCCGCGCCCGCATGCCGTCCCGCCGCCGGGACATCGAATATGGGTGTGGCTCTCCTCGTGGGACACGTTGAACTGCCGGTTTGGTGATGGGGGATCTGTCCGAATCTCTATTGCGTTCTCCGCCGCAGCAACCGCCGACCACGGCTTGTGGGTTCCGGCTTCACCGATGCAAGCGGAACTTGTTGCCGTCGGGGTCGGCCAGCAGCACCGAGCCGTCCTCGCCGTGGGCGGGGTCGAGACGCTTCGCTCCGAGGGAGAGCAGGCGCTCGACCTCCGCCTGCTGATCGCCGTCCGGTGCGAGGTCGAAGTGCAGGTCCTTGCCGGGGTCCGGCATCAACGGCGGACCGCCCCACGTGATCTTCGTACCGCCGTTCGGCGACTGGATGGCGGTCTCCTCGTCCTGGTCCCAGACCAGCGGCCAGCCCAGCGCCTCGCTCCAGAAGTAGCCCACGGCCTGCGAACCATCGCAGGCGAGCGCTCCGATGAAGCCACAGCCGGCGAGGAAATTGTTGCCCGGCTCGATGACGCAGAACTCGTTGCCCTCGGGGTCGGCGAGCACCACATGGGACGCGTCCGGTCCCTGGCCCACGTCGGTGTGCTGCGCGCCGAGGTCGAGTGCCCTGGCCACGGTCTCCTGCTGGTCCTCCAGGGAGGAGCTGGTCAGGTCGAAGTGCAGCCGGTTCTGGGCGACCTTCTGCGCCTGGGTGGGACGGAAGCCGAGGCGGTAGCCGGCGTCGTTCCCGGACATCAGGGCGACGCCGTCGTAGGAATCGTCGGCTCTCTCCAAGCCCAGGACTCCGGACCAGAAATGCGCTAGGCGCTCCGGCTGGTGTGCGTCGAAGGAGAGTGCGATGAGTCGGCTGGTCATTGCACCACGCTTCCTGTGTCCGTCGAGTGCCAGCTGTCGGCAGAGCGCCATGTCAGCGCCTCGAACGAGGATAGGCACAGCTCTCCTGCGTCGAAGTGTTGAGTTGCCGATTTGTTGATCGGGGCTGTTGTCGGATCGCTGTCCTCTTACGGTGACGTTGGAGGAAGCGGTGTCGAGGGTGTCGTTGATCGAGGAGTCGGAGGCGCGGGAGGCCGCAGCCCGGGCCGAGTGGAGGAACTCGAGGGCGTGTTGTGAAAGCGGAGATGGGGCTCACAGTGTCCACGAAATTCTTGGGCGGCTAGGGATGTTGATCACGTCATGACTCAAGGACCAGCGCCTCGCCCACTGTCCGACGAAGCCCTCTCCAATCTGCTTGGCAAGCAGCAGTTCGGCACGCTCGCCACTGTCAAGCGCAGTGGCCATCCGCACCTGACCACCATGCTGTACAGCTGGGACTCCGAGGCCCGCATCGTGCGGTTCTCAACGACGGTCGACCGCATCAAGGTCGGGCACCTGCGACGCGATCCGCGTGCCTCACTGCATGTGCAGGGCGGCGACGTGTGGTCGTTCGCCGTTGCCGAAGGCGAGGCCGAGGTCTCGGAGACCACGAGGGTTCCTGGCGATGCGGTTGGTCGGGAACTGCTCGGAATGA
This genomic interval from Streptomyces sp. NBC_00557 contains the following:
- a CDS encoding VOC family protein, producing the protein MTSRLIALSFDAHQPERLAHFWSGVLGLERADDSYDGVALMSGNDAGYRLGFRPTQAQKVAQNRLHFDLTSSSLEDQQETVARALDLGAQHTDVGQGPDASHVVLADPEGNEFCVIEPGNNFLAGCGFIGALACDGSQAVGYFWSEALGWPLVWDQDEETAIQSPNGGTKITWGGPPLMPDPGKDLHFDLAPDGDQQAEVERLLSLGAKRLDPAHGEDGSVLLADPDGNKFRLHR
- a CDS encoding TIGR03618 family F420-dependent PPOX class oxidoreductase gives rise to the protein MTQGPAPRPLSDEALSNLLGKQQFGTLATVKRSGHPHLTTMLYSWDSEARIVRFSTTVDRIKVGHLRRDPRASLHVQGGDVWSFAVAEGEAEVSETTRVPGDAVGRELLGMIPQAAKPENEVAFLEQLVAERRVVIRLKVDRLYGTALDING